The Vibrio kanaloae genome has a window encoding:
- a CDS encoding response regulator transcription factor encodes MKRVLLVEDNREIAGVLFDYFECIGMELDYADNGELGLQLALDNSFDIIILDLMLPRMDGLTVCNKLRDQGNATPILMLTALDSREDMLKGFEHGADDYLTKPFDLDILEARMNALVRRYRGKVASSKLQFDELTIDQKTRKAYRQDKLLALNPTTYTILEMLCQNAPEVVTREDISYKLWQENEPNNDVLRSHIYQLRNQLDKPFDTQMLITVPKVGFRLESSN; translated from the coding sequence ATGAAACGAGTTCTATTGGTCGAAGATAACCGTGAAATTGCAGGTGTCTTGTTTGATTATTTTGAGTGTATTGGCATGGAACTCGATTACGCGGACAACGGCGAGCTTGGCCTGCAACTCGCGTTGGATAATTCATTTGATATCATTATCTTAGATTTGATGTTGCCGCGAATGGATGGCCTAACGGTTTGTAATAAATTGCGAGATCAAGGCAACGCGACACCTATTCTCATGCTGACCGCACTGGATAGCCGCGAAGACATGTTGAAAGGCTTTGAGCATGGAGCTGATGACTACCTAACTAAGCCTTTTGATTTGGATATTCTAGAAGCAAGAATGAACGCGTTAGTTCGTCGTTACCGCGGAAAAGTCGCCTCTTCTAAACTTCAGTTCGATGAACTCACCATCGACCAAAAGACTCGTAAAGCTTACCGCCAAGATAAGTTACTTGCGCTAAACCCAACCACTTACACCATACTTGAGATGCTGTGCCAAAACGCACCTGAGGTAGTGACTCGTGAAGATATTTCCTACAAGTTATGGCAGGAAAACGAACCCAACAACGATGTGCTACGCAGTCACATCTATCAGCTGCGTAATCAACTCGACAAGCCTTTCGACACGCAAATGTTAATTACCGTACCTAAAGTTGGATTCCGCTTGGAGTCGTCGAATTGA
- a CDS encoding sensor histidine kinase, translating into MILNVLTSTKTLTGRLAVFFGLMAVIVSVFTYIVFMSALYLSEDRVGERRILIDRNYAVEQFQSGENGKIRIDGLTMAYNDISFIPDEYRKYIEGKDSFVGEVGEEPDSRMVYVGEYSDEGETYPIILLSEVDRVEFSHNELVYATTFVLTLLSILIFSFGALLYRLSKRLIEPFNLLSEQLESNKLNLNEEFGVSDDAAVEFRQLTDQLNQHRREINSLLKREQAFARYSSHELRTPLTVARGANKLLLRSETTEFQFRQVERIDDAIVQMSEMVDALLGLVRYERDIDDAPLRLFSQQELETIIAKNSLQADEKEVEITLQVQSEATVQATSALMNMLVGNLLRNAIAATNSGTVTITLSQDSLVIEDQGEGLQEQYNPNGHGLGLLIVDDLCQRFDWDFKLFNRSCGGCTAKITFQADSSVPISNENLI; encoded by the coding sequence TTGATCTTAAATGTTCTCACAAGCACCAAAACCTTAACCGGCCGCCTAGCGGTTTTTTTTGGGTTAATGGCGGTTATTGTCTCGGTCTTTACCTACATAGTGTTTATGTCTGCGCTTTATCTATCAGAAGATCGCGTGGGGGAAAGACGTATCTTGATTGATCGAAACTATGCGGTCGAGCAGTTTCAATCAGGAGAGAATGGCAAAATTCGTATCGATGGCCTTACCATGGCATACAATGACATTTCATTCATACCTGACGAATACCGGAAATACATTGAAGGTAAAGATAGCTTTGTTGGTGAAGTAGGAGAAGAGCCTGATTCACGAATGGTGTATGTAGGTGAGTATTCTGACGAAGGGGAAACCTATCCAATCATCCTTTTGTCTGAAGTTGACCGAGTCGAGTTTAGTCATAACGAACTGGTGTACGCAACAACATTCGTTTTAACACTACTTTCCATTTTAATTTTTAGCTTTGGAGCTTTGCTCTATCGATTATCGAAACGACTAATAGAGCCTTTTAACTTACTTTCCGAGCAACTCGAATCCAATAAGCTTAATCTCAACGAAGAATTTGGTGTGAGTGACGATGCAGCGGTGGAATTTCGCCAACTAACCGATCAGCTCAATCAACATCGTCGAGAAATCAATTCGTTACTCAAACGTGAACAGGCCTTTGCTCGATACTCAAGTCATGAATTAAGAACTCCTCTGACTGTCGCGCGCGGGGCGAATAAGCTGCTCCTTCGCAGCGAAACAACCGAGTTTCAATTTCGTCAGGTTGAACGTATAGATGACGCCATTGTTCAGATGTCAGAAATGGTCGATGCCCTGCTTGGTCTCGTTCGTTATGAAAGAGACATTGACGATGCACCGCTACGTTTGTTTAGCCAGCAAGAGCTAGAGACTATCATTGCTAAAAATTCGTTGCAGGCTGACGAGAAGGAAGTCGAGATAACCTTACAAGTTCAATCAGAAGCAACCGTTCAAGCCACCAGCGCGCTCATGAATATGTTGGTCGGAAACTTGCTGAGAAACGCGATTGCAGCCACTAATAGCGGTACAGTAACGATCACCCTTTCCCAAGACAGTCTTGTTATTGAAGACCAAGGCGAAGGCCTGCAGGAGCAATACAACCCGAATGGACACGGGCTGGGATTATTGATTGTCGATGACTTGTGTCAGCGTTTTGATTGGGACTTTAAATTGTTCAATCGAAGCTGTGGTGGATGCACCGCCAAGATCACCTTTCAAGCCGATTCATCTGTGCCAATATCGAACGAAAACTTGATTTAG